Proteins from one Lachnospiraceae bacterium KGMB03038 genomic window:
- a CDS encoding S8 family peptidase, with protein MEGQKTENLLNLALDATWEERDKSLELDVGYHPVEREWDLIIKYSGSLDRVREIAVRTTELMNEYAVVTVAESKIQELAALTEVEYIEKPKRLYFQIEEGKRVSCINEVQDVHFSLFGQGVLIAVIDSGIDYTLQNFRKADGTTRIRSLWDQSLNTKEGSPPKGYEYGREYTKEEIDRALKAEEKEGFEAVPSVDRSGHGTAVAGIAAGVAKESELLVVKLGSPSPEGFPRTTELMTGIDFVIRKALEYQMPVVVNISFGNTYGPHNGTSLLERFIDDISNIWKSSICIGAGNEAASAGHTSGTLLEDQEEVVELAVQRNQPSLNIQIWKAYTDVADIALISPSGIRIGPIQEVLGPQRFTAGETEILLYYGEPSPYSTAQEIFIDFLPAEDYVDPGVWKIVLSPRKIVSGEYEMWLPSEEALNQGTGFLFPQEGRTITIPATAGRAVSVGAYNARTLVYADFSGRGYVREGIAVKPDLAAPGVNISAPAAEGGMAEFTGTSFAVPFVAGGAALLMEWGIVRGNDPYLYGEKIKAYLRRGAKPLPGFTNYPNPQVGYGALCVRNSLPI; from the coding sequence ATGGAAGGGCAGAAAACGGAGAATTTGTTGAATCTTGCGCTGGATGCGACTTGGGAAGAAAGGGATAAGTCTCTTGAATTAGACGTGGGATATCATCCGGTGGAACGGGAATGGGACTTGATCATCAAATATTCAGGAAGTCTTGACCGTGTAAGGGAGATCGCGGTAAGGACGACAGAACTTATGAATGAATACGCGGTCGTTACAGTGGCTGAATCCAAGATTCAGGAGCTGGCGGCTCTGACAGAAGTGGAATATATTGAGAAACCGAAAAGACTCTATTTCCAGATAGAGGAAGGAAAGCGGGTGTCTTGTATCAATGAGGTACAGGACGTCCATTTTTCTTTGTTTGGACAGGGCGTGCTAATAGCTGTCATTGATTCAGGGATTGATTATACTCTTCAGAATTTTCGCAAAGCTGATGGAACGACCAGAATCCGAAGCCTATGGGATCAGTCTTTGAATACCAAAGAGGGCAGTCCGCCGAAAGGCTATGAATATGGAAGAGAGTACACAAAGGAGGAAATAGACAGGGCTTTGAAGGCGGAAGAAAAAGAAGGATTTGAGGCGGTGCCGTCTGTGGATCGGTCTGGTCATGGGACCGCGGTGGCAGGAATCGCGGCTGGAGTAGCCAAGGAAAGTGAGCTTTTGGTGGTTAAGCTTGGAAGCCCATCGCCGGAAGGCTTCCCAAGGACAACGGAATTGATGACAGGAATCGATTTTGTGATCCGCAAAGCGCTGGAATATCAGATGCCGGTGGTGGTGAATATCAGTTTTGGAAATACCTATGGGCCCCACAATGGAACTTCTCTGCTGGAGCGTTTCATTGATGATATATCGAATATCTGGAAAAGCAGCATCTGCATCGGGGCAGGGAACGAGGCGGCCAGCGCGGGACACACGTCTGGAACGCTTTTGGAGGATCAGGAAGAAGTAGTCGAACTTGCGGTACAGAGGAATCAGCCCTCGTTGAATATCCAAATCTGGAAGGCATATACAGACGTGGCAGATATTGCCCTTATCTCCCCGTCCGGTATCAGGATCGGGCCGATCCAGGAGGTTCTTGGACCTCAGCGTTTCACGGCCGGGGAGACGGAAATCCTCTTATATTACGGAGAACCAAGCCCCTATAGCACTGCTCAGGAAATTTTTATCGATTTTCTCCCGGCAGAAGACTATGTTGATCCAGGGGTATGGAAGATCGTATTGTCTCCCAGGAAGATCGTTTCAGGGGAATATGAGATGTGGCTTCCCAGTGAAGAGGCGCTGAACCAAGGAACCGGATTTTTATTTCCCCAAGAGGGAAGGACGATCACAATTCCGGCAACGGCCGGCCGCGCGGTTTCTGTGGGCGCGTACAACGCCCGGACACTGGTCTACGCCGATTTTTCAGGCCGCGGGTATGTGCGGGAGGGGATAGCGGTAAAACCAGACTTGGCGGCGCCTGGGGTAAATATTTCCGCGCCGGCGGCGGAAGGGGGAATGGCTGAATTTACCGGAACTTCTTTTGCGGTACCCTTTGTGGCCGGGGGAGCGGCGCTTCTTATGGAATGGGGGATCGTCAGGGGGAATGATCCTTATCTGTACGGCGAGAAGATCAAAGCCTATCTGCGCCGCGGGGCGAAACCTTTGCCTGGGTTTACAAATTATCCAAATCCTCAGGTGGGATATGGAGCTCTGTGTGTAAGAAATAGTCTGCCAATATAA
- a CDS encoding IS256 family transposase yields the protein MARKKDTPQKAALREMMGNYMKENNVKVKDGTDVNSIMRDMMSIILEGVLDQEMDEDLGYSKYDYRNKETDNSRNGHSQKTMHTSYGDMEIDIPRDRKGEFEPQIVKKYQNTVTQDMEEKIISMYAKGMTTNDIESHMRELYDIEISDSTISRITDKILPIVKEWQERPLEEIYAVVFMDAIHYHVRNEGRIVKRAVYIAIGIDMEGHKDVLGMYVGQNESAKFWLSILNGLRNRGVEDILIACVDGLTGFPQAIEAVFPQTEIQQCIIHQIRNTTKFVSYKELKPLMADLKRVYAAPTEEIALAELDSFDDKWSGKYPKIAKSWKDNWVNLSTYFKYPEAVRCLIYTTNAIEGFNRQLRKVTKSKTVFPSDESLLKMLYLAMMDITKKWTGHRQDWGQIHSQLEIFFEERLSGL from the coding sequence ATGGCAAGGAAAAAGGATACCCCACAAAAAGCAGCCCTTCGAGAAATGATGGGCAACTACATGAAAGAAAACAATGTTAAAGTCAAAGATGGGACAGATGTTAACTCTATCATGCGGGACATGATGTCCATCATTCTGGAAGGTGTTCTGGACCAGGAGATGGACGAGGACTTAGGTTATTCTAAGTATGATTATCGTAACAAGGAAACGGATAATTCCAGAAATGGACATTCTCAGAAAACAATGCATACCAGCTATGGAGACATGGAAATCGACATCCCCAGGGACAGGAAAGGCGAGTTTGAACCGCAGATTGTCAAGAAATACCAGAATACTGTCACTCAGGACATGGAGGAAAAGATCATCTCTATGTATGCCAAAGGAATGACCACGAATGATATTGAAAGCCATATGCGTGAACTATACGACATCGAAATCTCTGACAGCACCATCAGCCGAATCACTGATAAGATCCTTCCCATTGTGAAAGAATGGCAGGAAAGGCCATTGGAAGAGATTTATGCCGTGGTTTTCATGGACGCCATCCATTACCATGTGCGCAATGAAGGCCGGATTGTAAAACGTGCGGTTTATATCGCCATTGGGATTGACATGGAAGGACATAAAGACGTGCTTGGCATGTATGTGGGCCAAAACGAAAGCGCGAAATTCTGGCTTTCCATTTTGAACGGGCTAAGGAACCGCGGGGTAGAAGATATCCTGATTGCATGTGTGGATGGGCTGACAGGATTTCCTCAGGCAATTGAGGCGGTATTTCCCCAGACAGAAATCCAGCAATGCATCATTCATCAGATTCGGAATACAACGAAGTTCGTTTCCTATAAGGAACTCAAGCCCCTGATGGCTGATCTGAAACGTGTATATGCGGCTCCAACAGAAGAAATCGCATTAGCAGAGCTGGACAGCTTTGATGACAAATGGAGCGGAAAATACCCGAAAATAGCGAAATCCTGGAAAGATAACTGGGTGAATCTTTCGACTTATTTTAAGTACCCGGAAGCGGTCCGCTGTCTGATCTATACTACCAATGCAATTGAGGGATTTAATCGCCAGCTCCGGAAAGTCACAAAATCCAAGACAGTGTTTCCTTCCGATGAGAGCCTTTTAAAAATGCTGTATTTGGCCATGATGGATATCACGAAAAAATGGACAGGCCACCGACAGGATTGGGGACAGATCCATTCGCAGCTGGAGATATTTTTTGAAGAACGATTATCTGGATTATAA
- a CDS encoding 6-phosphofructokinase — protein MKKNIIVGQSGGPTAVINGSLYGVVSEGLRQSEAIGHVYGMVNGIEGFLADRFMEMEPLAESGELEFVRTTPGAYLGSCRYKLPEDLSDPVYPKLFQKLDEKEIGYFFYIGGNDSMDTVSKLSRYAAGIGSDIRFIGVPKTIDNDLVHTDHTPGYGSAAKYVASVVREIAADAAVYDNKPSVTIVEIMGRHAGWLTAASALARKFDGDNPVLIYLPEVAFDQDAFIEKVKENLKTTSNLVVCISEGINDGKGTFICEYASEVGTDNFGHKMLTGSGKYLENLVKAKLGVKVRSIELNVCQRCSSAHLSSVDLTEAINAGIYGVQAALAGETGKMITFVRGRSLPYELSYGTADVNLICNEEKPVPSEWITKDGSDISDAFIEYARPLIQGHVELPTKDGVPVFAYRK, from the coding sequence ATGAAGAAAAACATCATCGTCGGACAGTCTGGAGGTCCCACCGCCGTCATCAATGGCAGTCTTTACGGAGTTGTCTCTGAGGGACTTCGGCAATCAGAGGCAATCGGCCACGTATATGGCATGGTAAATGGAATCGAGGGATTTCTGGCAGACCGCTTTATGGAAATGGAACCGCTGGCCGAAAGCGGAGAATTAGAATTTGTACGCACTACTCCGGGCGCTTACCTTGGCTCCTGCCGGTATAAACTGCCGGAGGACCTGTCTGATCCTGTTTACCCCAAGCTGTTCCAAAAGCTTGATGAAAAAGAGATCGGTTATTTCTTCTATATTGGTGGAAACGATTCTATGGACACCGTCAGCAAACTCTCCCGCTATGCGGCAGGAATCGGAAGCGATATCCGCTTCATCGGAGTCCCCAAGACCATCGATAACGACCTGGTACATACCGATCACACGCCGGGATACGGAAGCGCTGCCAAGTACGTAGCTTCTGTAGTCCGTGAAATCGCGGCAGACGCCGCCGTTTATGACAACAAACCATCCGTAACCATCGTCGAGATCATGGGACGCCATGCCGGATGGCTGACCGCCGCCAGTGCTCTTGCCCGCAAGTTTGATGGAGACAACCCGGTTCTGATCTATCTGCCTGAAGTTGCGTTTGATCAGGATGCGTTTATTGAAAAAGTAAAGGAAAATCTGAAGACCACTTCCAATCTGGTGGTATGTATTTCAGAAGGAATCAACGATGGAAAAGGTACATTTATCTGTGAATACGCCAGCGAAGTTGGTACCGATAACTTTGGGCATAAAATGCTCACCGGCTCCGGCAAATATCTTGAAAACCTGGTCAAAGCAAAGCTGGGTGTGAAAGTGCGTTCTATTGAGCTGAACGTATGTCAGCGCTGCTCCAGCGCTCATCTTTCCAGCGTAGACTTAACAGAGGCAATAAACGCCGGAATCTATGGCGTCCAGGCAGCCCTTGCAGGAGAAACCGGCAAGATGATCACCTTTGTCCGGGGCCGCAGTCTTCCTTATGAATTATCCTACGGAACCGCAGACGTAAACCTGATCTGTAATGAAGAAAAACCAGTTCCTTCAGAGTGGATCACAAAAGACGGTTCCGATATCAGCGATGCGTTCATTGAATACGCGAGACCTCTTATCCAGGGGCATGTGGAACTTCCTACCAAAGACGGTGTTCCGGTCTTCGCGTACCGGAAATAA
- a CDS encoding glycosyltransferase — protein sequence MKYISFAIPCYNSEAYMAHAIESILPGGEDVEIIIVNDGSKDGTSRVAHEYMEKYPDIIRVVDKENGGHGDAVNHGLVNATGKYFKVVDSDDWVDEEALGKILDFLKQLEEEGKEIDMLVSNYVYEKVGASRKKCIHYRNVLPQDTIFRWEDIGRFHLDQYILMHSVIYRTDMLKLSQMKLPKHTFYVDNIYVYYPLPCVRKIYYLDVDFYRYFIGREDQSVNEKVMIARVDQQIFVTMSMIDMYQLKDIPCKKLRQYMINYLAIMMTVSSILLIRSKNPENLEKKKALWRYLKKKDFKTFLKIRYGILGQTMNIPGKSGRKISSLAYSVARRIIGFN from the coding sequence ATGAAATATATATCATTCGCAATTCCATGTTATAATTCAGAAGCTTATATGGCACACGCGATCGAAAGTATTCTTCCGGGAGGAGAAGACGTAGAGATCATTATTGTAAATGACGGCTCTAAAGATGGTACTTCCAGGGTCGCTCATGAGTATATGGAAAAATATCCTGATATCATCCGAGTAGTAGATAAAGAAAACGGTGGTCATGGAGATGCGGTCAATCATGGGCTTGTCAACGCCACAGGGAAATATTTTAAAGTAGTAGATAGCGACGACTGGGTTGACGAAGAGGCGCTTGGCAAGATCCTGGATTTTTTGAAGCAGCTGGAGGAAGAGGGAAAAGAGATCGACATGCTGGTTTCCAACTATGTTTACGAGAAAGTAGGAGCTTCCCGCAAGAAATGCATCCATTACCGCAATGTGCTTCCGCAGGATACGATCTTCCGATGGGAGGATATTGGACGGTTCCACTTGGACCAGTATATTCTTATGCATTCTGTTATCTACCGGACAGACATGCTGAAGCTAAGTCAGATGAAACTGCCTAAACATACTTTTTATGTAGATAATATCTATGTCTATTATCCGCTTCCCTGCGTACGCAAGATTTATTATCTGGATGTAGACTTTTACCGGTACTTTATCGGAAGGGAGGATCAGTCGGTCAATGAGAAAGTGATGATCGCAAGAGTAGATCAGCAGATTTTTGTCACTATGAGTATGATCGATATGTATCAATTAAAAGATATTCCATGTAAAAAGCTGAGACAGTACATGATCAATTATCTCGCGATCATGATGACCGTTTCCTCGATTCTGCTGATCCGGTCCAAAAATCCGGAGAATCTGGAAAAGAAAAAGGCTTTGTGGCGCTATCTGAAGAAAAAAGATTTTAAGACATTTTTAAAGATCCGCTATGGTATTCTGGGACAGACTATGAATATTCCGGGAAAATCAGGAAGAAAGATATCCTCTCTCGCATACAGCGTTGCCAGGCGGATCATAGGGTTTAACTAA
- a CDS encoding ECF transporter S component, with protein MTEQKKKYSIKEDFSMVALLTIPICVAVNIVGDQIVRLLQLPIFLDVIGTVLIAMLSGPWTAAVTGILTNLCMGITSSPTLIPFAITSAAVGLVAGAFARKKWFTTQKWKLVVIVVALILATICTASPITIFGFGGVSGNGGQSVAIASLMAAGTNIVTAVIGTDFWVNLVDRSLSILVSFAVIKVIPDRTLIKYSLGTNYTKKKAE; from the coding sequence ATGACAGAACAGAAGAAAAAGTATTCGATCAAAGAGGATTTCTCAATGGTAGCATTGCTGACAATCCCGATCTGTGTAGCAGTCAATATTGTCGGAGATCAGATTGTACGACTGCTGCAGCTTCCTATCTTTTTGGATGTGATCGGAACAGTCCTTATTGCTATGCTTTCAGGGCCATGGACAGCCGCTGTAACAGGTATCCTTACCAACTTATGTATGGGGATTACAAGCAGTCCGACACTGATTCCATTTGCAATCACTTCTGCTGCAGTTGGGCTTGTGGCTGGAGCGTTTGCCAGAAAGAAGTGGTTTACCACACAGAAATGGAAACTTGTGGTTATTGTAGTAGCCCTGATTCTGGCAACGATCTGTACCGCATCTCCAATCACCATCTTTGGATTTGGCGGTGTGTCGGGAAATGGGGGACAGTCTGTGGCTATTGCAAGTTTGATGGCAGCGGGGACGAATATTGTTACGGCGGTAATCGGAACGGATTTTTGGGTAAATCTTGTGGATCGGTCACTTTCAATTCTTGTTTCGTTTGCTGTGATCAAAGTAATTCCAGATCGCACGTTGATCAAATATAGCCTGGGAACGAACTACACAAAGAAAAAAGCAGAATAG
- a CDS encoding SIS domain-containing protein → MNFKITPPLLREDSILNEEDKALLKDLYEEEGDNTWRTVAGDDPLDERRLKRNSYTYEELKAQPDKIRETLQKEKEAIARTAEVLSKKPIRQIYMVGCGDSVAALRGVRYFLETLLGIPCKEEDALDFAYYNSGAVGEDTLVITLSSSGRTIRVLEALLTARARGAQTLALSNTPGSPLMEAATAGILIHASRKGWPTQSSTSAMATVVQLGIELARCLGVDEKKIVYYEEQFQKIPGLMEQAVSMTEEKMKSMAAKLYHEKIFFFCGGGPFFTCAEYGAAKVKEATPGYAVPVQLEEFHHYNTVKKGDSLFLVAPSGASLHRGLETIWACKELEGNVYVLTTEGENRLAEEADEAILLPEAEECFANFVYAVPLQMFGYYLSVEQEREAKENLEK, encoded by the coding sequence ATGAACTTTAAGATTACACCACCATTACTAAGAGAAGATTCCATATTGAATGAGGAAGATAAGGCATTGCTGAAAGACCTGTACGAAGAAGAAGGAGATAACACTTGGCGGACTGTAGCGGGAGATGATCCGTTGGATGAGAGAAGGTTGAAACGAAATTCCTACACCTATGAAGAATTGAAAGCGCAGCCGGATAAAATCAGAGAAACACTGCAAAAGGAAAAAGAAGCTATTGCGCGGACGGCAGAAGTATTAAGTAAAAAACCAATCCGGCAGATTTATATGGTAGGCTGCGGGGATTCTGTGGCGGCTTTGCGGGGCGTCCGCTATTTTCTGGAAACGCTTTTGGGAATTCCCTGCAAAGAAGAAGATGCTCTGGATTTTGCGTACTACAACAGCGGGGCTGTGGGAGAGGATACTTTAGTGATTACCTTATCCTCCAGCGGAAGAACAATCCGGGTACTGGAAGCTCTTCTGACAGCTAGAGCCCGCGGGGCGCAAACGCTCGCCCTTTCCAATACGCCGGGTTCTCCCTTGATGGAAGCGGCGACAGCCGGGATTTTGATCCACGCTTCCCGGAAAGGATGGCCGACTCAGTCGTCCACTTCCGCGATGGCTACAGTGGTACAGCTGGGAATTGAACTTGCGCGCTGCTTAGGGGTTGATGAAAAAAAAATAGTATATTATGAAGAGCAGTTTCAAAAGATTCCTGGGCTTATGGAGCAGGCGGTTTCTATGACGGAGGAAAAGATGAAATCTATGGCGGCAAAGCTTTACCATGAGAAAATTTTCTTTTTCTGCGGCGGCGGTCCCTTCTTCACTTGCGCAGAGTACGGGGCGGCAAAGGTGAAAGAAGCAACGCCTGGATATGCGGTGCCGGTACAGCTGGAAGAGTTCCATCATTATAATACAGTGAAAAAGGGAGACTCCCTGTTTTTGGTGGCTCCTTCCGGAGCGTCCCTACATCGTGGACTTGAAACAATATGGGCCTGCAAAGAATTGGAAGGTAATGTATACGTACTGACAACGGAAGGAGAAAACAGACTGGCAGAAGAAGCGGACGAGGCAATCCTGCTTCCAGAAGCGGAAGAGTGTTTTGCCAACTTTGTGTATGCGGTTCCGCTGCAGATGTTTGGATATTATCTTTCTGTGGAGCAGGAAAGGGAAGCAAAGGAAAATTTAGAGAAATAG
- a CDS encoding ABC transporter ATP-binding protein, translated as MADKIIELKDVTYTYPLVKKPAVKNINLSLEAGKLYGIIGGNGSGKTTLCVIVCGFATKFEKGELKGEVLIKGKDIDSYGPGEVSRMMGYVLQNPFSQISGVRETVLEEIAYGLENLGVNPEEMEEKVVNIARKTDIEGLLMKNPFELSGGQQQRVALASVLVLDPEILVIDEPTSQLDPEGTESIFKIIRTLKEEGKTILLVEHKIDLLAEYADEVIVLEDGENIVNGPVHEVLVDRSLEQHGIQLPQISVIFDELRKKGLDFGKIPVTYEEARKLLIAT; from the coding sequence ATGGCTGATAAGATAATCGAATTAAAAGATGTGACCTATACATATCCCCTTGTAAAGAAACCAGCAGTGAAAAACATTAATTTAAGCTTGGAAGCGGGTAAACTCTATGGGATCATCGGAGGAAACGGATCGGGAAAAACCACACTGTGCGTGATTGTATGTGGGTTTGCTACGAAATTCGAGAAAGGGGAATTGAAAGGAGAGGTCCTGATCAAGGGAAAGGATATCGATTCTTATGGTCCTGGCGAAGTATCCAGAATGATGGGATATGTGCTGCAGAATCCGTTCAGCCAGATTTCTGGTGTCCGGGAAACGGTCTTGGAAGAGATTGCCTATGGACTAGAAAATCTTGGAGTCAATCCGGAAGAAATGGAAGAAAAAGTGGTAAATATCGCAAGGAAGACGGACATTGAAGGCCTTCTTATGAAAAATCCATTTGAATTGTCCGGCGGTCAGCAGCAGAGAGTGGCCCTTGCCTCTGTGCTGGTGCTGGATCCCGAGATTTTAGTCATTGATGAACCGACTTCTCAGTTAGATCCAGAAGGAACAGAAAGTATCTTTAAGATTATTCGGACTTTAAAAGAAGAGGGAAAGACAATCCTTCTGGTGGAACACAAGATCGATCTTTTGGCAGAATATGCAGATGAAGTGATCGTGCTTGAGGATGGAGAAAATATTGTAAATGGTCCGGTGCATGAAGTGCTTGTGGATAGGAGCCTAGAACAGCATGGCATACAGCTTCCTCAGATCAGCGTGATTTTTGACGAATTGAGGAAAAAAGGGCTTGATTTCGGAAAGATACCAGTTACTTATGAAGAGGCGCGGAAGCTGTTAATAGCCACGTAG
- a CDS encoding carbohydrate kinase family protein, whose translation MDYVAVGCFSIDNIINTRGVKKLNVFGGNAAFGAAGIYLWHEGNVGIVSRKGTDIPSEWIQMLKDRKIDTIGVRDVPMRHMMFAGMVYDENGERREVTFNEDEQSEELIAGFPVMTPEMVTMAHEKFAPTVEDIPEEYGDADVFLAARHYDRQLSYAKYFREKNPDGIIILDTGKDYMKPECIDKLPELFGLVDVVIPSEVEVKGLFGDIPMAEAAEKMIQLGAKNVVIKIGKRGCLVYVNKEIIFVNAYHSDVVKDPTGAGDSFCGGFLVGYKKTRDLVTAAKYGTVSSSFIIEDFGIEPALHISKEMAEKRLQEVVCYTMEGKE comes from the coding sequence ATGGATTATGTAGCAGTTGGCTGCTTTTCTATTGATAATATCATCAATACAAGAGGAGTAAAAAAATTAAATGTCTTTGGTGGAAATGCGGCGTTTGGGGCGGCTGGGATTTACTTGTGGCACGAGGGAAACGTAGGAATCGTATCCAGAAAGGGAACTGATATCCCAAGCGAATGGATCCAGATGCTGAAAGACCGGAAAATTGATACAATAGGAGTTCGTGATGTGCCTATGCGCCATATGATGTTTGCGGGAATGGTTTATGATGAAAACGGGGAACGCAGAGAAGTTACTTTTAATGAAGACGAACAAAGCGAGGAATTGATTGCGGGCTTCCCGGTGATGACACCGGAGATGGTAACGATGGCTCATGAAAAATTTGCGCCCACAGTGGAAGATATTCCAGAGGAATATGGGGATGCAGATGTGTTCCTGGCAGCCCGTCATTATGACCGGCAGCTAAGTTACGCAAAATATTTCCGCGAGAAAAATCCAGACGGAATTATTATTTTGGATACTGGAAAAGACTATATGAAACCAGAATGTATAGATAAACTGCCGGAGCTTTTTGGTCTGGTGGATGTGGTAATTCCAAGTGAAGTAGAGGTGAAGGGACTATTTGGAGATATTCCGATGGCAGAAGCCGCGGAGAAAATGATTCAGCTTGGGGCTAAAAATGTAGTGATCAAAATCGGAAAGCGTGGCTGCCTGGTCTATGTAAATAAAGAGATTATCTTTGTAAACGCCTATCATTCCGATGTGGTGAAAGATCCTACCGGCGCAGGGGACAGCTTCTGTGGAGGATTCCTGGTAGGATACAAGAAGACCCGCGATCTGGTAACAGCGGCAAAATATGGCACAGTTTCCTCTTCCTTTATCATCGAGGATTTTGGGATCGAGCCGGCGCTCCACATCAGTAAGGAAATGGCAGAGAAACGCCTGCAGGAAGTTGTTTGTTATACGATGGAGGGAAAAGAATGA
- a CDS encoding ABC transporter ATP-binding protein yields the protein MGDILLDHVSFTYKNGYEAVSDVTLSIRQGERVAILGQNGAGKTTTVKMMNNLQRPTKGTVMVGDKNTKDYTTAQISKEVGYVFQNPDDQIFHATVQEEVEFGPRKALGLTEDEISGRCERALELTGLADEKDENPFELPLSIRKFVAIAAIIASDPAVYIFDEPTAGQDREGLLRLNRIIEELQADGKTVITITHDIEFAINTFHRIIVMAKKKVIQEGTPEEIFHNDEVLKKSMLKTPYVIRLARELGLGETVTTNEEFIEALIRSKQDEL from the coding sequence ATGGGAGATATTCTGTTGGACCATGTGTCCTTTACCTATAAAAACGGATATGAAGCTGTATCTGACGTGACACTTTCTATCCGGCAGGGAGAGAGAGTTGCGATTCTGGGACAAAATGGAGCTGGGAAAACAACAACGGTAAAAATGATGAATAACCTGCAGAGGCCGACCAAGGGAACAGTTATGGTTGGGGATAAAAATACCAAAGATTATACCACCGCTCAGATTTCTAAAGAGGTAGGGTATGTATTTCAGAATCCGGACGATCAGATTTTTCACGCCACCGTACAGGAAGAAGTAGAATTTGGTCCCCGCAAAGCCCTGGGGCTTACGGAAGATGAGATCAGCGGACGCTGCGAAAGAGCATTGGAACTGACTGGATTGGCTGACGAAAAGGATGAAAATCCATTTGAACTGCCATTGTCAATCCGCAAATTTGTGGCAATTGCCGCAATCATTGCCTCAGATCCTGCGGTGTACATCTTTGATGAACCGACTGCCGGACAAGACCGGGAAGGCCTGCTTCGCTTGAATCGAATCATTGAGGAACTGCAGGCTGACGGAAAGACGGTAATCACCATTACTCATGATATTGAATTTGCCATCAATACATTTCACAGGATTATTGTCATGGCTAAGAAGAAGGTGATTCAGGAGGGAACACCGGAGGAGATTTTTCACAACGATGAGGTGTTGAAAAAATCTATGCTGAAGACCCCTTATGTAATTCGACTGGCAAGAGAATTGGGACTTGGAGAAACAGTCACCACAAACGAGGAATTTATTGAAGCACTGATAAGGAGTAAACAAGATGAACTTTAA
- a CDS encoding rubrerythrin family protein, translating to MAVDFKESKTRENLMRAFAGESQARNRYTIAAETAGEQGFFAVSQIFLFTADQERAHAKRFYDLLKNLSGTSVEINGSYPVDHFDGVADLLKAAEHNEREEAEDVYQAFGETAREEGFLEVSSSFIQIARIEAIHAKRFGKLADLLEANQYFESHKEQAWMCLNCGHIYHGKMAPQVCPVCRHARGYFIPASLAPYLECEFMEK from the coding sequence ATGGCTGTTGATTTTAAAGAAAGCAAAACCAGAGAAAATTTAATGCGCGCGTTTGCCGGAGAAAGTCAGGCGAGAAACAGATATACCATCGCGGCGGAAACGGCGGGAGAACAGGGCTTTTTTGCGGTAAGCCAGATTTTTTTATTTACAGCGGATCAGGAACGGGCTCATGCGAAACGATTCTATGACCTGCTGAAAAACCTGTCGGGAACGTCGGTAGAAATCAATGGGAGTTACCCGGTAGATCATTTCGACGGAGTCGCGGATCTCCTAAAGGCGGCGGAGCACAATGAGAGGGAAGAGGCAGAGGATGTTTATCAAGCTTTTGGGGAGACGGCAAGGGAGGAAGGATTTCTGGAGGTATCCTCGTCTTTTATCCAGATTGCCAGGATTGAAGCAATCCACGCGAAACGCTTCGGGAAACTGGCGGATCTTTTGGAAGCCAATCAATATTTCGAGAGTCATAAGGAACAGGCATGGATGTGTCTGAACTGCGGTCATATCTATCACGGAAAGATGGCGCCTCAGGTATGCCCGGTATGCCGACATGCCAGAGGGTATTTTATCCCGGCCAGCCTTGCTCCGTATCTGGAATGTGAGTTTATGGAGAAATAG